Proteins encoded by one window of Streptomyces sp. NBC_01571:
- a CDS encoding ArsR family transcriptional regulator, with protein sequence MGWWQVNADTLAGSRFVLSPLAETFASLKVLQSGTAAHPGERAWLDAHLPAYRRRLAEDPVTALLIRSGLGREWIADFLTPTPRGEAGFEEEVARVREVPAADARAHLAVALRGPLPDALHRDDLPERAADLLTDVWTETVRPYWARRRRVLEADVVARSAQLSQGGWAAALDALRPGMRWLGDNRLQVNPHEYPPREISGAELYFVPVTPQSHGWVSWEEPHRYAVVYPCVGALAHAGPEAVPASLGALLGPARAGVLVLLGSPLSTTQLVALTGQGLGSVGRHLRVLLDARLIQRRRAGRSVLYSRTAAGEVLVKAQGG encoded by the coding sequence ATGGGGTGGTGGCAGGTCAATGCCGACACCCTCGCCGGCAGCCGTTTCGTGCTCTCGCCGCTCGCCGAGACCTTCGCCAGCCTGAAGGTGCTGCAGTCGGGCACGGCCGCGCACCCCGGCGAACGGGCCTGGCTCGACGCCCATCTGCCCGCGTACCGCCGTCGGCTTGCCGAGGATCCGGTCACCGCGCTGCTCATCCGGTCCGGGCTCGGCCGGGAGTGGATCGCGGACTTCCTGACGCCCACGCCACGGGGCGAGGCCGGCTTCGAGGAGGAGGTCGCACGGGTCAGGGAGGTGCCGGCCGCGGACGCCCGCGCCCACCTCGCCGTCGCTCTGCGCGGGCCGCTCCCCGACGCCCTGCACCGCGACGATCTGCCGGAGCGTGCCGCGGATCTCCTCACCGACGTCTGGACCGAGACCGTACGCCCCTACTGGGCCCGGCGTCGGCGCGTTCTGGAGGCCGACGTCGTCGCCCGCAGCGCACAGCTCAGCCAGGGTGGCTGGGCGGCCGCCCTGGACGCGCTGCGGCCCGGAATGCGCTGGCTCGGCGACAACCGGCTGCAGGTCAACCCTCACGAGTATCCGCCGCGCGAGATCTCGGGTGCCGAGCTGTACTTCGTACCCGTCACACCGCAGAGTCACGGCTGGGTGTCGTGGGAGGAGCCGCACCGGTACGCGGTGGTCTACCCGTGCGTCGGGGCGCTCGCCCACGCCGGACCCGAGGCCGTGCCGGCGAGCCTGGGCGCGCTGCTCGGTCCCGCCCGCGCCGGTGTCCTCGTCCTCCTCGGCTCTCCGCTGAGCACGACCCAGCTGGTGGCGCTGACCGGGCAGGGGCTGGGTTCGGTCGGCCGGCATCTGAGGGTGCTGCTGGACGCCCGGCTGATCCAGCGGCGGCGGGCCGGGCGGTCGGTGCTGTACTCCCGTACGGCCGCCGGCGAGGTGCTCGTGAAGGCTCAGGGCGGCTGA
- a CDS encoding glutathione peroxidase — MTTDNSVFDVRIDSLQGGSADLGQYRGKTVLIVNVASKCGLTPQYAGLERLQERYAAQGFTVLGVPCNQFMGQEPGTSEEIAEFCSATYGVTFPMTEKVEVNGDARHELYQRLVDSADGEGHTGDIRWNFEKFLIGPAGDVVARFSPQVEPESVEVVAAVEKSLA, encoded by the coding sequence ATGACTACTGACAACTCTGTGTTCGACGTCCGGATCGATTCTCTGCAGGGCGGCTCCGCGGATCTCGGGCAGTACCGCGGCAAGACCGTGCTCATCGTGAACGTGGCCTCCAAGTGCGGGCTGACCCCGCAGTACGCGGGCCTCGAGCGGCTGCAGGAGCGGTACGCCGCCCAGGGCTTCACCGTGCTCGGTGTGCCCTGCAACCAGTTCATGGGGCAGGAGCCCGGTACCTCCGAGGAGATCGCCGAGTTCTGCTCCGCGACGTACGGGGTGACCTTCCCGATGACCGAGAAGGTCGAGGTGAACGGGGACGCGCGGCACGAGCTGTACCAGCGGCTGGTGGACAGTGCCGACGGTGAGGGCCACACCGGTGACATCCGCTGGAACTTCGAGAAGTTCCTGATCGGGCCGGCTGGGGATGTGGTGGCGCGGTTCTCGCCGCAGGTCGAGCCGGAGTCGGTGGAGGTCGTGGCGGCGGTGGAGAAGTCGCTCGCGTAG
- a CDS encoding MerR family transcriptional regulator, translating to MTEDGLVHQELLTIGAFAARARLSPKALRLYDRLGLLAPAYVDELSGYRYYRADQVERARLVALLRRLNMPLARIAEVVEADGTDGAALLAAYWAEAESRFASQRTLAEYLRGRLSGRSSEMYGKFVVETVDVPERVVLTETRHTLADELPVWIPASLGRLEEGARECGGTTGAPFVVYYAEVSMESDGPAESCVPVADGDAARVWAERWGRGSGVGVRVEPARRLAYARIAKAQVAHPQIVAAFEAVEAWVRERGLSVDGPCREVYFGDWDAAGPEDAVCDVAFPVT from the coding sequence GTGACGGAGGATGGGCTCGTGCATCAGGAACTGCTCACGATCGGCGCGTTCGCCGCCCGCGCGCGGCTCTCGCCGAAGGCACTTCGGCTGTACGACCGGCTCGGACTGCTCGCTCCGGCATACGTCGACGAGCTCAGCGGCTACCGCTACTACCGCGCCGACCAGGTCGAACGCGCCCGTTTGGTCGCGCTACTGCGCCGGCTCAACATGCCGCTCGCGCGGATCGCGGAGGTGGTGGAGGCCGACGGGACCGACGGTGCCGCTCTGCTCGCCGCGTACTGGGCGGAGGCCGAGTCGCGGTTCGCATCGCAGCGGACGCTCGCCGAGTACCTCCGTGGACGGCTGTCGGGAAGGAGCTCCGAGATGTACGGGAAGTTCGTGGTCGAGACAGTGGACGTACCGGAGCGGGTGGTGCTGACGGAGACGCGGCACACGCTCGCGGATGAGCTGCCGGTGTGGATCCCCGCCTCGCTCGGGCGGCTGGAGGAGGGGGCGCGGGAGTGCGGGGGGACGACCGGGGCGCCCTTCGTCGTCTACTACGCCGAGGTCAGCATGGAGAGCGACGGGCCTGCCGAGTCGTGCGTGCCCGTCGCCGACGGGGACGCCGCGCGGGTCTGGGCCGAGCGGTGGGGGCGGGGTTCCGGGGTGGGGGTGCGGGTCGAACCGGCGCGGCGGTTGGCGTATGCGCGGATCGCCAAGGCGCAGGTGGCTCATCCGCAGATCGTGGCGGCGTTCGAGGCGGTGGAGGCGTGGGTTCGGGAGCGGGGGCTCTCGGTCGACGGGCCCTGTCGGGAGGTGTACTTCGGGGACTGGGATGCGGCGGGGCCGGAGGACGCGGTGTGCGATGTGGCGTTTCCGGTGACGTGA
- a CDS encoding MFS transporter — protein MATAEPTHADDADPGPGAGSRIRLPARPADSDGPNGADGPNGVDGPNSVDEEPGTRAARLKGFLDRHPVAVVTVLAGLLHLAWFFSFANSGGDLAAQDAWAEFVGRHPDSAYNLAWYGGMHPVSYSVVSPYLMSVLGVRTTMMIAGTLSAGLLTMILIRSRAVRKPLWPAFAGVFALLCNAASGRVTYGLGMVFALAAAAVVFCWPYRWRHKRWAKALCAAPLAALATAASPVAGLFVGLVAAALFLQKRRPGAYALGIAPTLVVAASAWLFPFSGTQPMSVGSASLPLIYSVLVFALVPKEWKTVRITSAVYGLGVLLVWLISSQIGSNITRLAMLFAGVALLAALPFTVPRTRKWYVTLIAFVGFTGWIGFKSVDDIVHTTPAASWARELAPLVNQLQVVGAEKGRVEVVPARSHREASALAPYVNLARGWNRQADMERNPLFYDDTLNSANYHEWLQRWAVHYVVLPKGEPDGNGGERERQLVQRGMPYLRQIWGDANWQLFAVTDPTPLADPPAVVDRAEQGELTIEVKKAGRVLIRVPYSPWLGLVDAGGKSVKPPQETEKSKHRAGGAPKTYDNLNGCLMETQENASGDKWTELLAPGPGTYRLAAPYQLPRGTPCPEELR, from the coding sequence GTGGCGACAGCGGAGCCGACACACGCCGACGACGCCGATCCGGGCCCCGGAGCGGGTTCGCGAATACGGCTACCCGCACGTCCCGCCGACTCCGACGGACCGAACGGCGCTGATGGACCGAACGGTGTCGACGGACCGAACAGCGTCGACGAGGAGCCCGGGACCCGTGCCGCCCGCCTGAAGGGCTTCCTGGACCGGCACCCCGTCGCAGTCGTCACCGTGCTGGCCGGGCTGCTCCACCTCGCGTGGTTCTTCTCGTTCGCGAACAGCGGCGGGGATCTCGCGGCGCAGGACGCCTGGGCGGAGTTCGTCGGACGGCATCCGGACTCCGCGTACAACCTCGCCTGGTACGGCGGTATGCACCCGGTGTCGTACAGCGTGGTGTCGCCGTATCTGATGTCCGTGCTCGGCGTCCGGACCACCATGATGATCGCGGGGACGCTCTCCGCCGGGCTGCTGACGATGATCCTGATCCGCAGCCGTGCCGTGCGCAAGCCGCTGTGGCCCGCGTTCGCGGGGGTCTTCGCGCTGCTGTGCAACGCGGCGTCGGGCCGCGTCACGTACGGCCTGGGCATGGTGTTCGCGCTCGCCGCGGCCGCCGTCGTCTTCTGCTGGCCCTACCGCTGGCGCCACAAACGCTGGGCGAAGGCCCTGTGCGCGGCGCCCCTCGCCGCGCTCGCCACCGCCGCGTCACCCGTGGCCGGGCTGTTCGTGGGCCTGGTCGCGGCGGCCCTCTTCCTCCAGAAGCGGCGCCCGGGGGCGTACGCGCTCGGGATCGCGCCGACACTCGTGGTGGCCGCCTCGGCCTGGCTGTTCCCGTTCTCCGGGACCCAGCCGATGTCCGTGGGCTCGGCCTCGCTGCCGCTGATCTACTCCGTGCTGGTCTTCGCGCTCGTGCCCAAGGAGTGGAAGACGGTACGGATCACGTCGGCGGTGTACGGCCTCGGTGTCCTCCTCGTCTGGCTGATCAGCTCGCAGATCGGCTCCAACATCACCCGGCTGGCGATGCTGTTCGCCGGGGTGGCGCTGCTGGCGGCCCTTCCCTTCACCGTGCCGAGGACGCGCAAGTGGTACGTCACCCTCATCGCCTTCGTCGGATTCACCGGGTGGATCGGTTTCAAGTCCGTCGACGACATCGTGCACACGACACCGGCGGCGTCGTGGGCGCGGGAGCTCGCCCCGCTCGTGAACCAGCTCCAGGTCGTCGGTGCCGAGAAGGGCCGCGTCGAGGTCGTCCCGGCCCGCTCCCACCGCGAGGCGTCCGCGCTCGCGCCGTACGTGAACCTCGCCCGCGGCTGGAACCGGCAGGCCGACATGGAGCGCAACCCGCTCTTCTACGACGACACGCTCAACTCGGCGAATTACCACGAGTGGCTCCAGCGCTGGGCCGTCCACTACGTGGTGCTGCCCAAGGGGGAGCCGGACGGCAACGGCGGTGAACGCGAACGTCAGCTGGTCCAGCGCGGCATGCCCTATCTCCGGCAGATCTGGGGCGACGCGAACTGGCAGCTCTTCGCCGTGACCGATCCGACGCCGCTCGCCGACCCGCCGGCCGTCGTCGACCGTGCCGAGCAGGGCGAGCTGACCATCGAGGTGAAGAAGGCCGGCCGCGTTCTCATCCGCGTGCCGTACTCGCCGTGGCTGGGCCTCGTCGACGCCGGGGGCAAGAGCGTGAAGCCGCCGCAGGAGACGGAGAAGTCCAAGCACCGGGCCGGGGGCGCCCCGAAGACGTACGACAACCTCAACGGCTGCCTGATGGAGACCCAGGAGAACGCCTCCGGCGACAAATGGACGGAACTCCTGGCGCCGGGCCCCGGCACGTATCGCCTGGCGGCGCCCTATCAGCTCCCCAGGGGCACCCCGTGCCCGGAGGAACTCCGCTGA